A stretch of the Deltaproteobacteria bacterium genome encodes the following:
- a CDS encoding glutaredoxin family protein produces the protein MIHIDVYARKDCHLCKSNCLLCKDVRDVLINVRKDIHFGFKEIDITANEELLRRYKENIPLIFINGKKAFKFKVDEVELRKRLRKEIIRNTLLKKCRSKIKTLNK, from the coding sequence ATGATTCATATTGATGTCTACGCCAGAAAAGACTGCCATCTTTGCAAAAGTAATTGTTTGCTTTGTAAAGATGTAAGGGATGTGCTTATCAATGTTAGAAAAGATATTCATTTTGGTTTCAAAGAGATAGATATAACAGCAAATGAAGAACTCCTTAGACGCTATAAAGAGAACATTCCGCTTATATTTATAAATGGCAAAAAGGCATTTAAGTTTAAGGTGGATGAGGTAGAACTAAGAAAGAGACTCAGAAAAGAGATTATAAGAAACACACTGCTTAAAAAATGCAGAAGTAAGATTAAAACCCTGAACAAATAA